In the Nicotiana tabacum cultivar K326 chromosome 16, ASM71507v2, whole genome shotgun sequence genome, one interval contains:
- the LOC107780184 gene encoding putative isoaspartyl peptidase/L-asparaginase 2, with amino-acid sequence MGGWAIAVHGGAGVDPNLPAERQEKAKQLLTRCLNIGISALRSSLPAIDVVELVVRELETDPIFNSGRGSALTANGTVEMEASIMDGDGRRCGAVSGITTVKNPISLARLVMEKSPHSYLAFSGAEEFAKQQGVEMADNDYFITEDNVGMLKLAKEANTILYDYRIPAVGLESCAAAVESPIHMNGLPISVYAPETVGCVVVDSQGRCAAATSTGGLMNKMTGRIGDSPLIGAGTYAGERCGVSCTGEGEAIIRGTLARDVAAVMEYKELGLQDAVDYVIKKRLDKGFAGLIAVSNKGEVAYGFNCNGMFRGCATEDGFMEVGIWE; translated from the exons ATGGGTGGTTGGGCTATAGCGGTGCACGGCGGCGCTGGTGTGGACCCAAATCTCCCAGCGGAGCGTCAAGAAAAAGCCAAACAACTCCTTACTCGTTGCCTTAACATTGGCATCTCTGCTCTTCGCTCTTCTCTTCCTGCTATTGATGTCGTTGAACTCGTC GTGAGGGAACTGGAAACCGATCCGATATTCAACTCAGGCCGTGGATCTGCATTAACCGCGAATGGAACAGTGGAAATGGAGGCGAGCATCATGGACGGCGATGGGAGACGATGCGGCGCCGTCTCGGGTATCACCACCGTGAAAAACCCAATCTCTCTTGCTCGCCTCGTCATGGAAAAGTCACCTCATTCCTACCTGGCTTTCTCCGGCGCTGAAGAATTCGCCAAACAACAG GGTGTGGAGATGGCGGACAATGATTATTTCATCACCGAAGACAACGTCGGAATGCTGAAACTAGCGAAAGAGGCCAACACCATTCTG TACGATTACAGAATTCCAGCAGTGGGATTGGAATCCTGCGCGGCGGCTGTGGAGAGCCCAATTCACATGAATGGGCTACCAATAAGCGTATACGCGCCGGAGACAGTTGGATGTGTGGTGGTGGACAGCCAAGGTAGGTGCGCCGCCGCCACATCAACCGGTGGTCTGATGAACAAAATGACCGGTCGTATCGGTGACTCGCCGCTGATTGGTGCTGGGACCTACGCTGGTGAGCGTTGTGGGGTCTCTTGTACTGGTGAAGGAGAGGCCATCATACGTGGAACCCTAGCACGTGACGTGGCAGCTGTTATGGAATACAAGGAATTGGGCCTACAAGATGCAGTGGACTATGTGATTAAGAAAAGACTGGACAAAGGTTTTGCTGGGCTTATTGCTGTGTCAAATAAAGGAGAAGTGGCCTATGGGTTTAATTGTAATGGAATGTTTAGAGGTTGTGCTACTGAAGATGGATTTATGGAAGTTGGTATTTGGGAATAG